A window of Rhizobium acidisoli contains these coding sequences:
- a CDS encoding twin-arginine translocase TatA/TatE family subunit: protein MGSFSMWHWLIVLVIVLLLFGRGKIPELMGDVAKGIKSFKKGMTDEDAPDTAKTVDHKADETK, encoded by the coding sequence ATGGGTTCTTTTAGCATGTGGCACTGGCTGATCGTTCTGGTCATCGTGCTGTTGTTGTTCGGTCGCGGCAAGATCCCGGAACTGATGGGCGATGTCGCCAAGGGCATCAAAAGCTTCAAGAAGGGCATGACGGACGAGGACGCGCCCGACACGGCCAAGACCGTCGATCACAAGGCCGACGAAACGAAGTAA
- the tatB gene encoding Sec-independent protein translocase protein TatB, whose protein sequence is MFDIGWTELLVIAVVLIVVVGPKDLPPMLRAFGKMTQRARKVAGEFRAQFDEALREAELDDVRQTLSDAQKLNPVNSLREAMNPLRQMGNEIKADLQKATAVPENKTEVPPDAVSAPTPSMGLPETPPMVPAPAPTPEPAAAAVATADTVAAKPKTVRKPRAKAADKAAFAIAAPVENVPAEKPKRTTAARKPAAPKTPAQMKKKDEA, encoded by the coding sequence ATGTTCGATATTGGCTGGACCGAGCTTTTGGTCATCGCGGTCGTCCTGATCGTGGTCGTCGGTCCCAAGGATTTGCCGCCGATGCTGCGCGCTTTCGGCAAGATGACGCAGCGCGCTCGCAAGGTGGCGGGTGAATTTCGTGCGCAGTTCGACGAAGCGTTGCGCGAGGCCGAGCTTGACGATGTCCGCCAGACGCTCAGCGACGCCCAGAAGCTAAACCCGGTCAACAGCCTGCGCGAGGCGATGAACCCGCTTCGCCAGATGGGCAACGAGATCAAGGCCGACCTGCAGAAGGCGACCGCAGTCCCGGAAAACAAGACCGAGGTGCCGCCGGATGCCGTTTCCGCGCCGACGCCGTCGATGGGCCTGCCGGAAACGCCGCCGATGGTGCCGGCACCTGCGCCGACGCCGGAACCCGCTGCTGCCGCGGTCGCCACAGCCGACACAGTAGCCGCCAAGCCGAAAACGGTGCGCAAGCCGCGGGCCAAGGCTGCGGATAAGGCGGCCTTTGCCATCGCCGCGCCCGTGGAAAACGTGCCTGCGGAAAAACCGAAGCGCACGACTGCTGCCAGAAAGCCCGCAGCGCCGAAGACGCCGGCGCAGATGAAGAAAAAGGACGAGGCATGA
- the tatC gene encoding twin-arginine translocase subunit TatC — MSGDIEDKPQPLIEHLMELRTRLIWSIGAFFVAFIACFFFAKHLFNYLVIPYKTAVQWAHLDVEKAQLIYTAPQEFFFTQVKVAMFGGLVVAFPIIAAQVYKFVAPGLYKNERQAFLPFLIASPVLFLMGAALVYFFFTPMVMWFFLSMQQAPGHDEVAISLMPKVSEYLSLIMTLVFSFGLVFQLPVITTLLARVGLLTSQWLAEKRKFAIVLAFIVAAVLTPPDPMSQIGLAIPTILLYEISIHAARLVERQRARQAVEKDTESADVAKTDSV, encoded by the coding sequence ATGAGCGGTGATATCGAAGACAAGCCGCAGCCGTTGATCGAGCACCTGATGGAGCTGCGCACGCGGCTGATCTGGTCGATCGGCGCGTTTTTCGTCGCCTTCATCGCATGCTTCTTTTTTGCCAAGCATCTCTTCAACTATCTGGTCATTCCCTACAAGACGGCCGTGCAGTGGGCGCATCTCGATGTCGAGAAGGCCCAGCTGATCTACACCGCACCGCAGGAATTCTTCTTCACCCAGGTCAAGGTGGCGATGTTCGGCGGCCTCGTGGTTGCGTTTCCGATCATTGCCGCCCAGGTCTACAAGTTCGTCGCGCCCGGGCTCTACAAGAATGAACGCCAGGCCTTCCTGCCGTTCCTGATCGCTTCGCCGGTGCTGTTCCTGATGGGCGCGGCACTCGTCTATTTCTTCTTCACGCCGATGGTCATGTGGTTCTTCCTGTCGATGCAGCAGGCGCCGGGTCATGACGAGGTGGCGATCTCGCTGATGCCGAAGGTCTCGGAATATCTGAGCCTGATCATGACGCTGGTCTTCTCCTTCGGCCTCGTCTTCCAGCTGCCGGTCATCACCACGCTGCTTGCCCGCGTCGGCCTGCTGACATCGCAATGGCTCGCCGAAAAGCGCAAATTCGCCATCGTGCTCGCCTTCATCGTCGCCGCCGTGCTGACGCCGCCGGATCCGATGTCCCAGATCGGCCTTGCGATACCGACGATCCTTCTCTACGAGATTTCCATCCATGCGGCGCGACTCGTGGAGCGCCAGCGTGCCCGGCAGGCGGTCGAAAAGGACACCGAATCCGCGGACGTTGCCAAGACGGACAGCGTCTGA
- the serS gene encoding serine--tRNA ligase, with the protein MLDIKWIRENPEALDAALAKRGAEPLAQNLVALDEKRRSAVQKAQDLLSRRNLASKEIGAALSQKNGELAEKLKVEVAELKAMLPAVEEEDRQLTAELNDALSRIPNIPFDDVPVGKDEHDNIVTRTVGEKPRWNHTPKEHFEIGEALGYMDFERAAKLSGSRFTVLTGPLARLERALGQFMIDLHTREHGYTEVSSPLMVRAEALFGTGNLPKFEEDLFKTTDGRYLIPTAEVTLTNLVREEILDQEKLPLRFTALTPSFRSEAGSAGRDTRGMLRQHQFWKCELVSITDAESAVAEHERMTACAEEVLKRLGLHFRTMTLCTGDMGFGSRKTYDLEVWLPGQNAFREISSCSVCGDFQARRMNARYRGKDDKSNRFVHTLNGSGTAVGRCLIAVLENYLNEDGSVTIPDVLLPYMGGLTKIQRAA; encoded by the coding sequence ATGCTCGATATCAAATGGATCCGTGAGAATCCCGAAGCGCTCGATGCCGCCCTCGCCAAGCGCGGTGCGGAGCCCCTGGCGCAAAATCTCGTTGCCCTCGATGAAAAGCGCCGCTCCGCCGTGCAGAAGGCGCAGGACCTGCTGTCCCGCCGCAACCTCGCTTCCAAGGAGATCGGCGCGGCGCTGTCCCAGAAGAACGGTGAGCTCGCCGAGAAGCTGAAGGTCGAGGTCGCCGAATTGAAGGCTATGCTGCCGGCGGTCGAGGAAGAGGACCGTCAGCTGACGGCGGAACTCAACGACGCGCTGTCACGCATCCCGAACATTCCTTTCGACGACGTCCCGGTCGGCAAGGACGAGCACGACAATATCGTCACCCGCACCGTCGGCGAAAAGCCGCGCTGGAACCACACGCCCAAGGAGCACTTCGAAATCGGCGAGGCGCTCGGCTATATGGATTTCGAGCGCGCCGCCAAGCTCTCCGGCTCGCGCTTCACGGTTCTCACAGGGCCGCTCGCCAGGCTCGAGCGCGCGCTTGGCCAGTTCATGATCGATCTCCACACCCGCGAGCACGGCTATACCGAAGTCAGCTCTCCGCTGATGGTTCGCGCTGAAGCGCTGTTCGGCACCGGCAACCTGCCGAAGTTCGAAGAGGATCTCTTCAAGACGACGGATGGACGCTATCTCATTCCGACGGCGGAGGTGACGCTGACCAATCTGGTGCGCGAGGAGATCCTCGACCAGGAAAAGCTGCCGCTCCGCTTCACCGCCTTGACGCCGTCCTTCCGCTCGGAAGCGGGTTCTGCCGGCCGCGACACCCGCGGCATGCTGCGCCAGCATCAGTTCTGGAAATGTGAGCTCGTCTCGATCACCGATGCCGAGAGCGCTGTTGCCGAGCATGAACGGATGACCGCCTGCGCCGAAGAAGTGCTGAAGCGCCTCGGCCTGCATTTCCGCACGATGACGCTTTGCACCGGCGACATGGGCTTCGGCTCGCGCAAGACCTACGATCTCGAAGTCTGGCTGCCGGGACAGAATGCCTTCCGCGAAATCTCCTCCTGCTCGGTCTGCGGCGATTTCCAGGCCCGCCGGATGAATGCGCGCTACCGCGGCAAGGACGACAAGAGCAACAGGTTCGTGCACACGCTGAACGGCTCCGGCACCGCCGTCGGCCGCTGCCTCATCGCCGTGCTTGAAAATTATTTGAACGAGGATGGCTCGGTCACGATTCCGGACGTTTTGCTGCCTTATATGGGCGGATTGACCAAGATCCAACGGGCGGCCTGA
- the surE gene encoding 5'/3'-nucleotidase SurE produces the protein MRILLTNDDGIHAEGLAALERIARTLSDDVWIVAPETDQSGLAHSLSLSEPLRLRKISDKHFALRGTPTDCVIMGIRQVMDIKPDLVLSGVNSGSNVADDVTYSGTIAGAIEGTMQGVRSFALSQAYLYEDGARIVPWEVCETHAPALLEKLMVLDLPEGTFLNLNFPNCGPGEVDGAEVTMQGKLAFNLQVDARSDGRGFPYYWLKFGERAGAFIEGTDIHALKHNKISVTPLKLDLTDYSVTDRVARALGYGAQV, from the coding sequence ATGCGCATCCTGCTTACGAATGACGACGGCATTCACGCCGAAGGCTTGGCCGCGCTGGAGCGGATCGCCCGCACGCTGTCCGACGATGTCTGGATCGTGGCGCCCGAGACCGACCAGAGCGGCCTTGCCCATTCGCTGAGCCTGTCCGAGCCATTGCGGCTGCGCAAGATTTCCGACAAGCATTTCGCCTTGCGCGGCACGCCGACCGATTGCGTCATCATGGGCATCCGGCAGGTGATGGACATCAAGCCCGATCTGGTGCTGTCAGGCGTCAATTCGGGCTCGAACGTCGCAGACGACGTAACCTATTCCGGCACGATCGCCGGCGCCATCGAAGGCACGATGCAGGGCGTGCGCTCCTTCGCGCTGAGCCAGGCCTATCTCTATGAAGACGGTGCGCGCATCGTGCCATGGGAGGTCTGTGAGACGCATGCGCCGGCTCTTCTGGAAAAGCTGATGGTTCTGGATTTGCCGGAGGGCACGTTCCTCAATCTCAACTTCCCGAACTGCGGTCCGGGCGAGGTCGACGGCGCCGAGGTGACCATGCAGGGCAAGCTCGCCTTCAACCTGCAGGTCGATGCCCGCTCCGATGGCCGCGGCTTTCCCTATTACTGGCTGAAGTTCGGCGAGCGCGCCGGCGCCTTCATCGAAGGCACCGATATTCACGCCCTCAAGCATAACAAGATTTCGGTAACGCCTTTGAAACTGGATCTGACCGATTATTCCGTGACGGACCGCGTGGCGCGGGCCCTGGGATACGGAGCACAGGTTTGA
- a CDS encoding protein-L-isoaspartate(D-aspartate) O-methyltransferase: protein MTARLAEKEGFAALVLRLRAEGISDLDLLTAVEQTQRSLFVPPQFSDDAYSSRTIPIECGSFLEGIDFVVRILHHLKLKPGQRVLEIGTGSGFTAAVMGRMAERVLSIDRYKTLTSAAQRRMESLSLRNVIIRHADGSAGMQGEGTFDRILVTAAFNAMPRFYTDQLVSGGSMIAPLMISEHECRMVRLTKTGSRFEREELFEAPYLPIVPRLASLL from the coding sequence TTGACGGCAAGACTGGCCGAGAAAGAGGGCTTTGCGGCGCTCGTCCTCAGATTGCGTGCCGAAGGCATCTCCGATCTCGATCTGCTGACCGCGGTCGAGCAGACGCAGCGCTCGCTTTTCGTGCCGCCGCAATTTTCCGATGACGCCTATTCGAGCCGGACGATCCCGATCGAATGCGGCTCCTTCCTTGAAGGCATCGATTTTGTCGTCCGCATCCTGCATCACCTGAAGCTGAAGCCAGGACAGCGCGTTCTGGAAATCGGCACCGGCAGCGGCTTTACCGCCGCCGTCATGGGCCGCATGGCCGAGCGTGTTCTGTCCATCGACCGCTACAAGACGCTGACATCGGCTGCGCAGCGGCGCATGGAATCGCTTAGTCTGCGCAACGTCATCATCCGCCACGCCGACGGCAGTGCCGGCATGCAGGGCGAGGGCACCTTCGACCGCATCCTGGTGACGGCGGCCTTCAATGCGATGCCGCGCTTTTATACCGATCAGCTTGTTTCCGGCGGTTCGATGATCGCGCCGCTGATGATCTCCGAGCACGAATGCCGCATGGTCCGGCTGACGAAAACCGGCAGCCGTTTCGAACGCGAGGAATTGTTCGAAGCCCCTTATCTGCCGATCGTTCCGCGCCTTGCCTCGCTGCTGTAA
- a CDS encoding M23 family metallopeptidase — protein sequence MRFSLSPKFGKSAGNLLVVSLLASAATGCSSDVTRFGGLFSSSGQDQITTSSIPRRGGAQADPVPRADLGGSAVASQSGYGGGNGALNQPYPSNPSYDPVRTSSARMASAPVAVQRSELAAPGAVAPVRQREKEVALAQPFPSAPQAEKNRLVAPTAPKLTPDTLTTGTTPKVSGWSGTNAPSVTLRPGESVATLSRRFGVPEKEILRVNNLKTASAATPGQAILIPTFNGGNAAKAASQAADLSKPGKMPEPVKAPEQNVAVVPGASSARDKTMASADATGKLPPGAGKDPKAPAGTYVVKQGDSLAKIAKATGTKIDDLKAANNLSASSVRVGQALKIPNGTADNIKTASIQPQKVDPKPAQAAPAQQTASVEPAPYKAPVATQTVDDVEKKSDVSSAAPESTGIGKYRWPVRGQVIASYGANVNGNRNDGIDISVPQGTPIKAAENGVVIYAGNGLKELGNTVLVRHDDGTVTVYGNADTLSVARGQKIQRGQTVAVSGMSGDVKQPQVHFEVRKDASPVNPMTFLE from the coding sequence ATGCGTTTCAGTCTTTCGCCGAAGTTCGGGAAGTCGGCCGGTAATCTTCTGGTTGTGAGCCTGCTGGCAAGTGCCGCAACAGGCTGCAGTTCCGATGTGACACGGTTTGGTGGCTTGTTTTCCTCCTCAGGGCAGGATCAGATCACCACAAGTTCCATTCCGCGCAGGGGCGGCGCTCAGGCTGATCCTGTGCCGCGCGCCGATCTCGGCGGCTCCGCCGTTGCAAGCCAGTCGGGTTATGGTGGTGGCAATGGCGCACTGAACCAGCCTTATCCGTCGAACCCGAGTTATGATCCGGTCCGCACGTCGAGCGCCCGTATGGCCTCCGCGCCGGTTGCGGTGCAGCGTTCCGAGCTTGCAGCTCCGGGCGCCGTTGCGCCAGTCCGGCAGCGGGAAAAGGAAGTCGCGCTCGCCCAGCCTTTCCCTTCAGCGCCTCAGGCGGAAAAAAACCGATTGGTGGCCCCGACCGCGCCGAAGCTGACGCCTGATACTTTGACGACGGGCACGACGCCGAAGGTGTCCGGCTGGTCCGGGACCAATGCCCCTTCCGTAACGCTGCGTCCGGGTGAAAGCGTTGCCACGCTGTCCAGGCGCTTCGGTGTTCCGGAAAAGGAAATCCTGCGCGTCAATAATCTGAAGACAGCCTCCGCCGCCACGCCCGGCCAGGCGATCCTGATCCCGACCTTCAATGGCGGCAATGCCGCCAAGGCGGCGTCGCAGGCGGCTGACCTCTCCAAGCCCGGCAAGATGCCGGAACCGGTGAAGGCGCCTGAACAGAACGTCGCCGTCGTTCCCGGCGCCAGTTCCGCTCGCGACAAGACCATGGCGAGCGCCGATGCCACCGGCAAGCTTCCGCCCGGCGCCGGCAAGGATCCGAAAGCGCCTGCCGGCACCTATGTCGTCAAGCAAGGCGATTCGCTGGCAAAGATCGCCAAGGCGACCGGCACCAAGATCGACGATCTCAAGGCCGCCAACAATCTGTCTGCCAGCTCGGTGAGGGTCGGCCAGGCGCTGAAGATCCCGAACGGCACCGCCGACAATATCAAGACAGCATCGATCCAGCCGCAGAAGGTCGATCCGAAGCCGGCTCAGGCGGCGCCCGCCCAGCAGACGGCCTCCGTCGAACCCGCACCCTACAAGGCGCCGGTGGCCACTCAGACGGTCGACGATGTCGAGAAGAAGTCCGACGTCAGCTCCGCCGCACCGGAATCGACCGGCATCGGCAAGTATCGCTGGCCGGTCCGCGGCCAGGTCATTGCTTCATACGGCGCCAACGTCAACGGCAACCGCAATGACGGCATCGACATCTCTGTGCCGCAGGGAACGCCGATCAAGGCCGCGGAAAACGGCGTCGTCATCTATGCGGGCAACGGCCTGAAGGAACTCGGCAACACGGTTCTCGTCCGTCACGACGACGGTACCGTCACCGTCTACGGCAATGCGGATACGCTGAGCGTCGCCCGCGGTCAGAAGATCCAGCGTGGCCAGACCGTCGCCGTCTCCGGCATGAGCGGCGATGTCAAGCAGCCGCAGGTCCATTTCGAGGTGCGCAAGGACGCATCCCCGGTCAACCCGATGACTTTCCTGGAATAG
- a CDS encoding ATP-binding protein yields MTEEINTALLAELKRLANAVERLAGPAPAVNDWDAADCFVWAPSRLHLQPVNKPNRVALKLIRGVDHVRDILHENTVRFAEGYAANNVLLWGARGMGKSSLVKAVHEDVRRESGSALKLVEVHREDIASLPNLLDLLKDTPYRVIVFCDDLSFDHDDTAYKSLKAALDGGVEGRPDNVLFYATSNRRHLLPRHMMENEQSTAINPSEAVEEKVSLSDRFGLWLGFHKCSQEDYLGMIDGYAEHFKLGLERDKMHAEALEWATTRGARSGRVAWQYIQDLAGRMRVHIDRA; encoded by the coding sequence ATGACCGAGGAAATCAACACCGCGCTGCTTGCCGAGCTCAAGCGGCTTGCAAATGCCGTCGAGCGCCTTGCCGGACCAGCGCCTGCCGTCAACGATTGGGATGCGGCGGACTGTTTCGTCTGGGCGCCATCGCGCCTGCATCTACAGCCGGTGAACAAGCCGAACCGAGTGGCGCTGAAGCTGATCCGCGGCGTCGATCATGTGCGCGACATCCTGCATGAGAATACGGTGCGGTTCGCCGAAGGTTATGCGGCCAACAATGTGCTGCTCTGGGGTGCGCGCGGCATGGGAAAATCCTCGCTGGTCAAGGCCGTGCACGAGGATGTCAGGCGCGAAAGCGGCTCTGCGCTGAAGCTGGTCGAGGTCCATCGCGAGGATATAGCGAGCCTGCCCAACCTGCTCGATCTACTGAAGGACACGCCGTACCGCGTCATCGTCTTTTGCGACGATCTTTCCTTCGACCACGACGACACCGCCTACAAGTCGCTGAAGGCGGCACTCGACGGCGGTGTCGAAGGGCGACCGGACAATGTGCTCTTCTACGCCACCTCGAACCGGCGCCATCTGCTGCCGCGCCACATGATGGAAAACGAGCAGTCGACGGCGATCAATCCGTCTGAGGCCGTCGAGGAGAAGGTTTCGCTATCCGACCGCTTCGGCCTCTGGCTCGGCTTCCATAAATGCAGCCAGGAAGATTATCTCGGCATGATCGACGGCTATGCCGAGCATTTCAAGCTCGGGCTCGAACGTGACAAGATGCATGCCGAGGCGCTGGAATGGGCAACGACGCGCGGCGCCCGCTCCGGCCGCGTCGCCTGGCAGTATATCCAGGATCTGGCCGGACGCATGCGCGTGCATATCGACCGGGCCTAA
- the yajC gene encoding preprotein translocase subunit YajC: MFITPAFAQSATDTATGFGGSGFEMIILFVPLMVVWYFLLIRPQRAQAKKREETLKAIRRGDQVVTGGGLVGKVTKVIDDKEVEVEIADGVRVRIVRSGISDVRVKGEPVKADAA, encoded by the coding sequence ATGTTCATCACCCCGGCATTCGCCCAGAGTGCCACCGACACCGCAACCGGTTTCGGCGGCTCCGGTTTCGAAATGATCATCCTGTTCGTGCCGCTGATGGTCGTCTGGTACTTCCTGCTGATCCGTCCGCAGCGCGCACAGGCCAAGAAGCGTGAGGAAACCCTGAAGGCGATCCGTCGCGGCGATCAGGTCGTCACGGGTGGCGGTCTCGTCGGTAAAGTCACCAAGGTTATTGACGACAAGGAAGTCGAAGTCGAGATTGCCGATGGCGTTCGCGTGCGCATCGTCCGCAGCGGTATTTCGGATGTGCGCGTCAAGGGTGAACCCGTCAAGGCCGACGCAGCGTAA
- a CDS encoding Mth938-like domain-containing protein has translation MAKGIEIRAAHFPGRAPIDTYGNGGFRFADMSHRGSILCLPSGIHGWDMDMSKPLSPENFRRVLEEADDIEVLLVGTGTELRRLPEELKQALKARGIASDPMSTGAAVRTFNIMLAEQRAVAAALIAV, from the coding sequence ATGGCAAAAGGCATAGAAATCCGCGCCGCGCATTTTCCCGGGCGCGCGCCGATCGATACTTACGGCAATGGCGGCTTCCGCTTTGCCGACATGTCGCATCGCGGCTCGATCCTTTGCCTCCCCTCCGGCATTCACGGCTGGGACATGGACATGTCGAAGCCTCTGTCACCGGAAAACTTCCGCCGCGTATTGGAGGAGGCTGATGATATCGAAGTTCTCCTCGTCGGGACCGGAACCGAGCTTCGCCGGCTGCCCGAGGAATTGAAGCAGGCGCTGAAGGCGCGCGGCATTGCTTCCGATCCGATGAGCACCGGTGCAGCGGTACGCACCTTCAATATCATGCTTGCCGAGCAGCGCGCCGTCGCTGCGGCACTGATTGCGGTCTGA
- a CDS encoding phytoene/squalene synthase family protein, with product MVEAKTATNQEICLAMLRDSDRDRYLACLLSPEDKRGALAALYAFNAELARIRDLVHEPLPGEVRLQYWRDLLEGSAHGSTAANPVASALLTAIETHRLPRKTLIDMIEARTFDLYDDPMETRLSLEGYAGETASALIQLASLVLSPEEAARSAAAAGHAGVAQAVAGQLLLMPLHRRRGQVYIPLQILSATGLNRDTFLAGDDRPRISAAIEAFAGLGREHLAKARAAGPIAATVFPAFLPATLAEPVLFRAQKLGAVLFDRPLQPPQWRRQLSMALSAVRRKI from the coding sequence ATGGTTGAAGCGAAGACTGCGACGAACCAGGAGATCTGCCTGGCGATGCTGCGCGACAGCGATCGCGACCGCTACCTTGCCTGCCTGCTGTCGCCGGAGGACAAGCGCGGCGCGCTTGCAGCACTCTACGCCTTCAATGCCGAGCTTGCCCGCATTCGTGATCTCGTACACGAGCCGTTGCCCGGCGAGGTGCGGCTGCAATACTGGCGAGACCTGCTGGAAGGCAGCGCCCATGGTTCGACGGCGGCCAATCCCGTCGCTTCAGCACTTCTGACGGCGATCGAAACGCACCGCCTGCCGCGCAAGACGCTGATCGACATGATCGAGGCCCGCACCTTCGATCTCTACGACGATCCGATGGAAACGCGTCTGTCGCTCGAAGGTTATGCCGGCGAGACGGCATCGGCCCTCATTCAGCTTGCAAGCCTGGTGCTTTCGCCCGAGGAAGCCGCACGATCGGCCGCCGCCGCCGGTCATGCCGGTGTAGCCCAGGCGGTCGCCGGCCAGTTGCTGCTGATGCCGCTCCATCGCCGCCGCGGCCAGGTCTATATTCCGCTGCAGATCCTGTCCGCCACCGGTCTCAACCGCGATACCTTCCTTGCCGGGGACGACCGGCCGCGCATTTCCGCCGCCATCGAAGCCTTTGCCGGCCTCGGTCGCGAACATCTGGCAAAGGCGAGGGCGGCAGGGCCGATCGCGGCCACGGTCTTTCCGGCCTTCCTGCCGGCGACGCTTGCCGAACCGGTGCTTTTCAGGGCGCAGAAGCTCGGCGCCGTCCTGTTCGACCGGCCGCTACAGCCGCCGCAATGGCGCCGCCAACTCAGTATGGCCCTCTCGGCCGTCCGCAGAAAAATCTGA
- the trmFO gene encoding methylenetetrahydrofolate--tRNA-(uracil(54)-C(5))-methyltransferase (FADH(2)-oxidizing) TrmFO, with protein MNTISSYSPIHVVGGGLAGSEAAWQIASSGVPVILHEMRGVRGTDAHKTDGLAELVCSNSFRSDDATSNAVGVIHAEMRMAGSLIMATADRHQVPAGGALAVDRDGFSEAVTRAIHDHPLITVVREEVTGLPPGDWDLAIVATGPLTAPSLASAIQAQTGEDSLAFFDAIAPIVYRESIDMDICWYQSRYDKVGPGGTGKDYINCPMDEAQYNAFVDALISGDTVGFKEWEGTPYFDGCLPIEVMAERGRETLRHGPMKPMGLTNAHNPTVKAYAVVQLRQDNALGTLYNMVGFQTKLKYGAQVEIFRMIPGLENAEFARLGGLHRNTYINSPTLLDPSLTLKSRPGLRFAGQITGCEGYVESASVGLMAGRFAAAERKGEAISLPPATTALGSLLGHITGGHIVTDEEPGKRSFQPMNINFGLFPELQPGLIVKPEGVKRFRGKDKTIMKRQLIARRALADCAAWLGQNSPLAESA; from the coding sequence ATGAACACGATCTCTTCCTATTCCCCCATCCACGTTGTCGGCGGCGGACTTGCCGGTTCGGAAGCCGCCTGGCAGATCGCCAGTTCCGGCGTTCCCGTCATCCTGCATGAAATGCGCGGGGTGCGCGGCACGGATGCACACAAGACCGACGGACTTGCCGAGCTGGTCTGCTCCAACTCCTTCCGCTCCGACGACGCGACCAGCAATGCCGTCGGCGTCATCCATGCCGAGATGCGCATGGCGGGCTCGCTGATCATGGCCACTGCTGATCGCCACCAGGTGCCGGCTGGCGGCGCGCTCGCCGTCGATCGCGACGGCTTTTCCGAAGCCGTGACGCGGGCGATCCACGACCACCCGCTGATCACGGTCGTGCGTGAAGAGGTCACCGGCCTGCCGCCTGGTGACTGGGATCTCGCCATCGTCGCCACCGGGCCGCTGACCGCGCCGTCACTCGCAAGCGCCATCCAGGCGCAGACGGGCGAGGATTCGCTCGCCTTCTTCGATGCCATCGCGCCGATCGTCTACCGCGAGAGCATCGACATGGATATCTGCTGGTATCAGTCGCGCTACGACAAGGTCGGTCCCGGCGGCACCGGCAAGGATTACATCAATTGCCCGATGGACGAGGCGCAGTACAATGCCTTCGTCGATGCGCTGATATCGGGCGACACGGTCGGTTTCAAGGAATGGGAAGGCACACCTTATTTCGACGGCTGCCTGCCGATCGAGGTGATGGCCGAACGCGGCCGCGAGACGCTGCGCCACGGGCCGATGAAGCCGATGGGGCTGACCAATGCGCATAACCCGACGGTCAAAGCCTATGCCGTCGTGCAGCTGCGCCAGGACAATGCGCTCGGCACGCTCTACAATATGGTCGGCTTTCAGACGAAGCTGAAATATGGCGCGCAGGTGGAAATCTTCCGGATGATCCCCGGCCTGGAAAATGCGGAATTCGCCCGCCTCGGCGGCCTGCACCGCAACACCTATATCAACTCCCCCACCCTGCTCGACCCGTCGCTGACTTTGAAATCGCGGCCCGGCCTGCGTTTCGCCGGCCAGATCACCGGCTGCGAGGGGTATGTGGAAAGCGCCAGCGTCGGGCTGATGGCCGGCCGTTTCGCCGCTGCCGAACGCAAGGGCGAGGCGATCTCGCTGCCGCCGGCAACGACGGCGCTCGGCTCGCTGCTCGGTCATATCACCGGCGGCCATATCGTCACCGACGAAGAGCCGGGCAAACGCTCGTTCCAGCCAATGAACATCAATTTCGGGCTGTTTCCGGAGCTCCAGCCCGGATTGATCGTCAAGCCCGAGGGCGTCAAACGCTTCCGCGGCAAGGACAAGACGATCATGAAGCGGCAGTTGATCGCGCGGCGCGCGCTTGCGGACTGCGCCGCCTGGCTGGGTCAGAACTCGCCGCTCGCCGAAAGCGCCTAA
- a CDS encoding DUF1127 domain-containing protein, whose product MNPIRIARSWLSYRRTLNELGGLSNQTLSDIGVSRYDIRNIASRSFR is encoded by the coding sequence ATGAACCCGATCCGCATTGCAAGAAGCTGGCTCAGCTACCGCCGTACGCTCAACGAACTCGGCGGCCTCTCGAACCAGACCCTGTCCGATATCGGCGTCAGCCGTTACGACATCCGCAATATCGCATCCCGCTCGTTCCGTTAA
- a CDS encoding DUF1127 domain-containing protein has protein sequence MNFSRSFNNWRKYRQTVTELGRMSNRELHDLGIDRSDIHRVAREASAR, from the coding sequence ATGAACTTCTCTCGCTCTTTCAATAACTGGCGCAAGTACCGTCAGACCGTCACCGAACTCGGCCGCATGAGCAACCGCGAATTGCACGACCTCGGCATCGACCGTTCGGACATCCATCGCGTTGCCCGTGAGGCTTCCGCCCGCTAA